Proteins from a single region of Sinorhizobium alkalisoli:
- the argC gene encoding N-acetyl-gamma-glutamyl-phosphate reductase, translated as MKPKIFIDGEHGTTGLQIRARMAGRSDVELLSIPEAERRNAAMREDLLNGADIAILCLPDDASREAVAMVAGNNSVRIIDTSTAHRVAPDWAYGFAEMDRAQPEKIRGARHVANPGCYPTGAIGAIRPLRQAGILPDGYPVTVNAVSGYTGGGKQMIAQMEDKQHPEHIGAPHFLYSLPLKHKHVPEMKMHGLLERAPVFSPSVGNFPQGMIVQVPLYLDELAAGATLESIHAALVEHYAGQSIVEVVPLEESAQLARIDAAELAGQDTMKLFVFGTSGGAHVNLVALLDNLGKGASGAAVQNMDLMLSA; from the coding sequence ATGAAACCGAAGATCTTCATCGATGGCGAGCATGGCACGACTGGGCTGCAGATCCGCGCGCGCATGGCCGGCCGCTCCGATGTCGAACTCCTGTCGATTCCGGAAGCGGAGCGTCGTAACGCGGCGATGCGCGAGGACCTTTTGAACGGCGCCGATATCGCCATTCTCTGCCTGCCGGACGATGCCTCGCGGGAGGCGGTCGCCATGGTCGCCGGCAACAACAGCGTGCGCATCATCGATACGTCGACCGCGCATCGCGTGGCGCCCGACTGGGCCTATGGCTTTGCCGAGATGGACCGGGCGCAGCCCGAGAAGATCCGCGGCGCCCGGCACGTCGCCAATCCCGGCTGCTATCCGACTGGCGCCATCGGCGCCATCCGGCCGCTGCGCCAGGCGGGCATCCTGCCGGACGGATATCCCGTCACCGTCAATGCCGTCTCCGGTTATACGGGCGGCGGCAAGCAGATGATCGCGCAGATGGAGGACAAGCAGCATCCCGAGCATATCGGCGCACCGCACTTCCTCTATAGCCTCCCCCTGAAGCACAAGCACGTGCCGGAGATGAAGATGCATGGCTTGCTCGAGCGCGCGCCGGTCTTCTCGCCCTCCGTCGGGAACTTCCCACAGGGCATGATCGTGCAGGTTCCGCTTTATCTCGACGAGCTTGCGGCCGGCGCGACGCTCGAAAGCATTCACGCCGCGCTCGTCGAGCACTATGCCGGTCAGTCGATCGTCGAAGTCGTGCCGCTCGAAGAAAGTGCCCAGCTGGCTCGCATTGATGCCGCCGAGCTCGCCGGCCAGGATACTATGAAGCTCTTCGTCTTCGGCACCAGCGGCGGCGCGCATGTGAACCTCGTCGCCCTGCTCGACAACCTCGGCAAGGGCGCTTCGGGGGCGGCCGTCCAGAATATGGATCTGATGCTCTCGGCCTGA
- a CDS encoding response regulator transcription factor produces the protein MTSTIHIVDDEESIRDALAFLFASRGLSTQGWSSGEAFLEALPDEDCACVVLDVRMEGLSGPEVFDRLRARGWTAPVIFLTGHADVPVAVQTLKAGAFDFVEKPFNDNLLVDLVLKAVATHENRRALLGHQQALQRRVQTLSNRETEVMHLMLQAKLNKQIAHELGISIRTVEVHRSRVLEKLGARNTTELAGMLAELAPP, from the coding sequence ATGACGAGCACGATCCATATTGTCGACGACGAGGAGAGCATCCGCGACGCGCTCGCCTTCCTCTTCGCATCGCGTGGACTTTCCACACAAGGCTGGTCGTCCGGCGAGGCGTTTCTGGAGGCCCTGCCGGACGAGGACTGCGCCTGCGTTGTTCTCGATGTGCGCATGGAAGGCCTGTCCGGTCCGGAGGTGTTCGATCGGCTGCGCGCCAGAGGCTGGACGGCGCCGGTCATCTTCCTGACGGGTCACGCGGACGTGCCCGTTGCGGTGCAAACGCTGAAGGCGGGGGCTTTCGATTTCGTCGAGAAGCCCTTCAACGACAACCTTCTGGTCGATCTCGTCCTGAAAGCCGTCGCCACGCACGAGAACAGACGTGCGCTCCTGGGGCATCAGCAGGCTCTGCAACGCCGGGTCCAGACGCTCTCGAATCGCGAGACGGAGGTCATGCACTTGATGCTGCAGGCGAAGCTCAACAAACAGATCGCCCATGAGCTCGGCATCTCGATACGCACCGTGGAGGTGCATCGCAGCCGGGTCCTCGAGAAACTGGGCGCCCGCAACACGACCGAGCTTGCGGGAATGCTGGCAGAACTGGCCCCCCCGTAA
- a CDS encoding two-component system sensor histidine kinase NtrB, protein MRPREVGALKERDGTRPGEDPWSANVREQGGRTDLLSLVPLAAIVALVALVAALVWIVSRSEAEQARTKLATDALWVEQTLRFQLSVDEDMLARLALDASGGTQAEVLDARARLHIANNPEVLSIVWHDAAGNVTRAVPGLDSTPDRRLVERMVQSRTVSARPVFGEVTSQRFSMGVWLQGGTGIVTATISVPLMLERHIPWWIAEQYGVELADAGGSVIARRAKRSPDPQNPTHTISFDPPLPGTVLRIGSYDPPTAFVNTLLVAVIAGLAAFAILALLTLYRSAQRRRRAEQRLEGEMAFRRSMEESLTVGLRAKDHQGRVLYVNTAFCKLVGWPAAELVGRSPPMPYWSPDRLEETLARQRALTEGGAVSQAFETRFRRADGTEIDVQVYEAPLIDAAGSHRGWMGSVIDITDSKRAARLARAQDESMARTGRLVTLGEMASTLAHELNQPLSAIASYSAGLANLLQQGKAEPAVLGPAVEKLSLQANRAGQIIRRIQDFARKREPHFGRLRLRDVVTDTIGFMLADARENRVRVVTELTDVGTVMADRILLEQVLVNLIRNGMEAMAEDRRTGDRLVLRLLKGADGHALIEVEDQGGGIAPEVAGRLFDAFTSTKEQGMGMGLNICRSIVELHRGHLAHRPGAGGGTVFTVTLPLADEMEKAVGYS, encoded by the coding sequence TTGCGACCGAGGGAGGTGGGCGCACTGAAAGAGCGGGACGGGACGCGGCCAGGGGAGGATCCGTGGTCGGCGAACGTGAGGGAACAGGGCGGTCGGACCGATCTTCTGTCACTGGTGCCCCTTGCGGCCATCGTGGCGCTGGTGGCGCTTGTGGCTGCGCTGGTCTGGATCGTCAGCCGCAGCGAGGCCGAGCAGGCGCGAACGAAGCTTGCCACCGACGCGCTGTGGGTGGAACAGACCTTGCGATTCCAGCTTTCGGTTGACGAGGACATGCTGGCGCGACTGGCGCTCGATGCCTCCGGCGGCACGCAGGCCGAGGTACTCGACGCGCGAGCGCGGCTCCATATCGCCAACAACCCGGAAGTGCTCTCGATCGTATGGCATGATGCGGCAGGGAACGTGACCAGGGCCGTGCCGGGACTCGACAGCACGCCGGACCGGCGGCTCGTCGAGCGCATGGTGCAGTCACGCACGGTCTCCGCCCGGCCGGTTTTCGGCGAGGTCACGTCGCAGCGCTTCAGCATGGGCGTCTGGCTGCAGGGCGGTACCGGCATCGTCACGGCGACGATCTCCGTCCCGCTGATGCTCGAGCGACACATTCCATGGTGGATCGCCGAGCAATATGGTGTCGAACTCGCCGACGCAGGCGGAAGCGTGATCGCCAGACGAGCGAAACGCAGCCCCGATCCGCAAAACCCGACCCACACGATCAGTTTCGACCCGCCGCTGCCCGGCACCGTTCTGCGGATAGGGTCCTATGATCCGCCGACGGCCTTCGTGAACACGCTGCTCGTCGCCGTGATCGCGGGTCTGGCGGCTTTCGCCATTCTCGCCTTGCTCACGCTATACCGAAGTGCACAACGCCGGCGGCGTGCCGAGCAGCGCCTCGAGGGCGAAATGGCGTTTCGCCGGTCTATGGAAGAGAGCCTCACGGTGGGGCTGAGAGCAAAGGACCATCAGGGGCGCGTGCTCTACGTGAACACGGCCTTCTGCAAGCTCGTCGGTTGGCCGGCCGCCGAACTCGTCGGGCGTTCCCCGCCTATGCCCTATTGGTCGCCGGACCGGCTGGAGGAGACCCTCGCCCGCCAGCGCGCGCTGACGGAGGGCGGCGCCGTTTCCCAAGCGTTCGAGACCCGGTTTCGCCGGGCCGACGGCACCGAAATCGACGTGCAGGTCTATGAGGCCCCGCTCATCGACGCCGCAGGCAGCCATCGCGGCTGGATGGGCTCCGTCATCGACATCACCGATAGCAAACGGGCGGCCCGGCTGGCCCGAGCCCAGGACGAGAGCATGGCCCGCACCGGCCGCCTTGTCACGCTGGGAGAGATGGCTTCGACGCTGGCGCACGAACTGAACCAGCCGCTCTCGGCGATTGCGAGCTATTCCGCGGGACTTGCCAATTTGTTGCAACAGGGCAAGGCCGAGCCGGCCGTTCTGGGGCCGGCCGTCGAAAAGCTCTCGCTCCAGGCCAATCGTGCCGGGCAGATCATCCGGCGCATCCAGGATTTCGCAAGGAAGCGCGAACCGCATTTCGGCAGGCTACGCCTGCGCGATGTGGTGACCGACACTATCGGCTTCATGCTGGCGGATGCCCGCGAAAACCGCGTCCGGGTCGTCACCGAACTGACGGATGTCGGGACGGTCATGGCCGATCGCATTCTTCTTGAGCAGGTTCTCGTGAACCTGATCCGCAACGGCATGGAGGCCATGGCCGAGGACCGCCGCACGGGCGACCGACTCGTCCTCCGTCTCCTGAAAGGCGCGGACGGCCATGCGCTAATCGAGGTGGAGGATCAGGGCGGAGGCATTGCGCCCGAAGTGGCGGGACGGCTTTTCGACGCTTTCACCTCCACGAAGGAGCAGGGAATGGGAATGGGACTGAACATCTGCCGGTCGATCGTGGAACTGCATCGCGGCCATCTTGCGCATCGGCCCGGCGCCGGAGGGGGAACGGTGTTCACCGTTACCCTTCCGCTGGCAGACGAAATGGAAAAGGCGGTGGGCTACTCATGA
- a CDS encoding TRAP transporter substrate-binding protein, translating to MLTRRTFARLAGAAALALTVALPAWAEPVVIKFSHVVAPDTPKGKGAEKFKELAEKYTDGAVKVEVYPNSQLYKDKEELEALQLGAVQMLAPSLAKFGPLGVQQFEIFDLPFLMNGYDDLRKITDGEIGKSLLSKLEDKGITGLAYWDNGFKVMSANSPLHTPDDFLGLKMRIQSSKILEAQMQALGAVPQVMAFSEVYQALQTGVVDGTENPPSNMYTQKMHEVQKHATISNHGYLGYAVIVNKAFWDGLDPAIREKLSQAMAESTEYANSIAKQENEAALAAMKAAGTTEFHELTEDERAEWVEALKPVYEEMSGRVGADLIEQVRTTLGSTN from the coding sequence ATGCTGACACGTCGCACTTTCGCCCGCTTGGCCGGGGCTGCTGCCCTTGCGCTCACCGTTGCATTGCCCGCCTGGGCCGAGCCGGTCGTCATCAAATTCAGTCACGTCGTCGCGCCGGATACGCCGAAGGGCAAGGGGGCGGAGAAGTTCAAGGAGCTGGCCGAGAAATATACCGACGGCGCGGTGAAGGTGGAGGTCTACCCGAACAGCCAGCTTTACAAGGACAAGGAGGAGCTGGAGGCGTTGCAACTCGGCGCCGTGCAGATGCTCGCCCCTTCGCTTGCCAAATTCGGGCCGCTCGGCGTGCAGCAGTTCGAGATTTTCGATCTGCCCTTCCTGATGAACGGCTATGACGATCTTCGCAAGATCACCGATGGAGAGATCGGTAAGTCGCTGCTGTCGAAGCTGGAGGACAAGGGCATCACGGGGCTTGCCTATTGGGACAATGGCTTCAAGGTCATGTCAGCTAACTCGCCGCTGCACACGCCCGACGACTTCCTCGGTCTCAAGATGCGCATCCAGTCCTCGAAGATTCTCGAGGCGCAGATGCAGGCGCTCGGCGCCGTTCCGCAGGTGATGGCGTTCTCGGAAGTCTACCAGGCGCTGCAGACGGGTGTCGTCGACGGCACGGAAAACCCGCCATCGAACATGTATACCCAGAAGATGCATGAGGTGCAGAAGCACGCCACGATTTCCAATCACGGCTATCTCGGCTATGCGGTCATCGTCAACAAGGCCTTCTGGGACGGCCTCGATCCGGCGATCCGGGAGAAGCTGTCGCAGGCAATGGCAGAGTCGACGGAATATGCGAACTCCATCGCCAAGCAGGAAAACGAGGCTGCGCTCGCTGCCATGAAGGCAGCCGGGACGACGGAATTCCACGAATTGACCGAGGACGAGCGTGCCGAATGGGTCGAAGCCCTGAAGCCGGTCTATGAAGAGATGTCCGGACGTGTCGGCGCCGATCTAATCGAGCAGGTCCGCACTACTCTCGGCAGCACCAACTGA
- the speB gene encoding agmatinase: MPEKTIDHAITARSLYGAATDPTHAGVLSFMRRKYTKVLNGVDAVVWGIPFDAATSNRPGARFGPQAIRRASAIFDNDPQYPFQRDLFADMATIDYGDCLLDYGNHAETPATIEREAGKILRSGAYLLTLGGDHFVTYPVLKAHVALHGPLALVHFDAHQDTWPDAGGRIDHGSFVGRAAREGLIDAERSIQIGIRTHAPEDCGIRIVYGHEVEEMRTGEIAETIVRHVGSHAAYLTFDIDCLDPAFAPGTGTPVAGGPSSAKILSVLSKLGALHVAGSDVVEVAPAYDHADMTAIAGSTIAMYMLGLRAEWLAERRG, translated from the coding sequence ATGCCGGAAAAAACCATCGATCACGCCATCACGGCCCGCTCGCTCTACGGCGCGGCAACGGATCCGACGCATGCGGGCGTCCTCTCCTTCATGCGGCGCAAATACACCAAGGTCCTTAATGGCGTCGACGCCGTCGTCTGGGGTATTCCCTTCGATGCGGCCACGTCGAACCGCCCCGGTGCCCGTTTCGGACCGCAGGCGATCCGCCGGGCGTCTGCGATCTTCGACAACGATCCGCAATATCCGTTCCAGCGCGATCTCTTCGCGGACATGGCGACGATCGACTATGGCGACTGCCTGCTCGACTACGGCAACCACGCCGAGACGCCGGCGACCATCGAACGCGAGGCGGGGAAGATCCTGAGGTCGGGCGCCTATCTCCTGACGCTCGGCGGTGACCATTTCGTCACCTATCCCGTGCTCAAGGCGCATGTGGCGCTCCATGGTCCCCTTGCCCTCGTCCATTTCGACGCTCATCAGGACACCTGGCCCGACGCCGGGGGTCGTATCGATCATGGCTCCTTCGTCGGCCGCGCCGCACGCGAAGGGCTGATCGACGCGGAGCGCTCGATCCAGATCGGCATCCGCACGCATGCGCCGGAGGATTGCGGCATCCGCATCGTCTACGGCCATGAGGTCGAGGAGATGCGTACGGGGGAAATCGCCGAGACGATCGTCCGCCACGTCGGCAGCCACGCTGCCTATCTCACCTTCGACATCGACTGCCTCGATCCGGCCTTTGCACCGGGCACCGGCACCCCGGTCGCCGGCGGCCCATCCAGCGCGAAGATCCTTTCCGTCCTCAGCAAGCTCGGCGCGCTTCATGTCGCTGGCAGCGATGTCGTCGAAGTGGCGCCTGCCTATGACCATGCGGATATGACCGCCATTGCTGGGTCGACGATCGCCATGTATATGCTGGGCCTGCGCGCCGAATGGCTTGCGGAGCGACGCGGCTGA
- a CDS encoding TRAP transporter large permease, whose product MTALLIFAILAILLVTGMPVSIALGLTVFAFLFGFTGIPMDSIALKLFTGIEKFEIMAIPFFILAGNFLTHGGVAKRMIRFATSMVGHWYGGMGLASVLACALFAAISGSSPATVMAVGSILIPAMVRQGYPPQFGVGAVATAGGLGILIPPSIVMVMYAVATSGMVVTGPNGEQVMSASIGTLFMAGVVPGLMLATMLGATTTYRAWKNDYPRMPRAPWSERIKAFRESVWGLMLIVIIMGGIYGGIFTPTEAAAVSAVYAFVIAVWVYKDITLREVPKVLLASAAMSAMLLYIITNAVMFAFILTSEQIPQMLSSWIVDFGFGKIGFLLMVNVILLMIGMVMEPSAIVLIMAPILYPVAVKLGVDPVHFGIMLVVNMEIGLCTPPVGLNLYVASALSKLGLTEVTRASWPWLLTALCFLAALTYVPEISLALPRFLGLN is encoded by the coding sequence ATGACCGCGCTTCTGATCTTTGCGATTCTTGCGATCCTGCTCGTCACCGGCATGCCCGTCTCCATCGCGCTGGGGTTGACGGTCTTCGCCTTCCTCTTCGGTTTCACCGGCATCCCGATGGACTCGATCGCGTTGAAGCTGTTCACGGGTATCGAGAAATTCGAGATCATGGCGATCCCGTTCTTCATCCTGGCCGGCAATTTCCTTACCCATGGCGGGGTCGCCAAGCGGATGATCCGGTTCGCGACCTCGATGGTGGGGCACTGGTATGGCGGCATGGGACTTGCGTCGGTGCTGGCCTGCGCCCTGTTCGCAGCAATCTCCGGCTCGTCGCCGGCAACGGTGATGGCCGTCGGTTCGATCCTGATCCCCGCCATGGTCCGGCAGGGTTATCCGCCGCAGTTCGGCGTCGGCGCGGTGGCGACGGCCGGCGGTCTCGGTATCCTGATTCCGCCGTCCATCGTGATGGTCATGTATGCCGTCGCCACATCCGGCATGGTGGTGACCGGTCCGAATGGCGAACAGGTCATGTCCGCCTCCATCGGCACCCTGTTCATGGCCGGCGTCGTTCCCGGGCTGATGCTTGCTACGATGCTCGGCGCCACGACCACCTATCGAGCTTGGAAGAACGACTATCCGCGCATGCCGCGGGCGCCGTGGAGCGAGCGCATCAAGGCGTTCCGCGAAAGCGTCTGGGGCCTGATGCTGATCGTGATCATCATGGGTGGCATCTACGGCGGCATCTTCACGCCGACCGAGGCGGCCGCGGTCTCGGCCGTTTATGCCTTCGTCATCGCGGTTTGGGTCTACAAGGACATCACGCTGCGCGAGGTGCCGAAGGTGCTGCTGGCCTCGGCGGCCATGTCGGCGATGCTGCTCTACATCATCACCAATGCCGTCATGTTCGCCTTCATCCTGACCTCGGAACAGATACCGCAGATGCTGTCGTCGTGGATCGTCGATTTCGGCTTCGGCAAGATCGGCTTCCTGCTGATGGTCAACGTGATCCTGCTTATGATCGGCATGGTGATGGAGCCCTCGGCGATCGTTCTGATCATGGCGCCGATACTTTATCCGGTCGCCGTCAAGCTCGGTGTCGACCCGGTTCATTTCGGCATCATGCTGGTGGTCAATATGGAGATCGGGCTTTGCACGCCCCCGGTCGGGCTCAATCTCTATGTCGCCTCTGCGCTATCGAAGCTGGGTCTGACGGAAGTGACGCGAGCAAGCTGGCCATGGCTGCTGACGGCGCTCTGTTTCCTGGCGGCGTTGACCTATGTCCCGGAAATCTCGCTTGCCCTGCCGCGGTTCCTAGGCTTGAACTGA
- a CDS encoding TRAP transporter small permease, producing MTLRILDRLEEILISVLMAVAVALIFVAVLHRFSIGFAADIVGFARTNDMPALMDFARSFFKTVNAIKLTWAQEACIYLFVWMAKFGAAYGVRVGIHVGVDILVERLTGAARRLVTIVAMSGGVLFTAIIAWIGSDFVYHVAKGGQTSPDLEIQMWIVYLAVPLGSALMCFRFVQALWLYVTTGFIAHHDHGAVEGLEEEAEDLSKGAHA from the coding sequence ATGACTCTGCGCATCCTCGACCGCCTCGAAGAGATTCTGATTTCCGTGCTCATGGCTGTGGCCGTGGCGCTGATCTTCGTCGCGGTCCTGCACCGTTTTTCCATCGGATTTGCAGCCGACATAGTCGGCTTCGCCCGCACCAACGACATGCCCGCCCTGATGGACTTCGCGCGCTCCTTCTTCAAGACAGTGAACGCGATCAAGCTTACCTGGGCGCAGGAGGCCTGTATCTACCTGTTCGTCTGGATGGCCAAGTTTGGCGCGGCCTACGGCGTGCGCGTTGGTATCCACGTCGGCGTCGATATCCTCGTCGAGCGCCTTACCGGGGCGGCTCGCCGGCTCGTTACCATAGTCGCCATGTCCGGCGGGGTTCTGTTCACCGCAATCATCGCCTGGATCGGCAGCGACTTCGTCTATCATGTCGCAAAGGGCGGTCAGACCTCGCCAGATCTCGAGATCCAGATGTGGATCGTCTATCTCGCGGTTCCGCTTGGGTCGGCACTGATGTGTTTCCGTTTCGTCCAGGCGCTCTGGCTCTACGTGACCACGGGCTTCATTGCGCATCATGACCATGGTGCCGTGGAAGGACTGGAAGAAGAGGCCGAGGATCTTTCCAAGGGAGCTCACGCATGA